The following proteins are encoded in a genomic region of Pagrus major chromosome 16, Pma_NU_1.0:
- the LOC141010108 gene encoding alcohol dehydrogenase 1-like: MATAGKVIKCKAAVAWEPNKPLVIEEIEVAPPQAHELRIKIVATGVCHTDLYHLFEGMNKDGFPAVLGHEGAGIVESVGPGVTEFHPGDKVIPLFIAQCRECRFCKSPKTNQCVKGWAVENPNAMACAESRFTCKGKKVLQFMGTSTFSEYTVMNQIAVAKIDPAAPLDKVCLLGCGVCTGYGAAVNTAKVEPGSTCAVFGLGAVGLAAVMGCKNAGAKRIIAVDINPEKFEKAKVFGANEFVNPKDHNKPINQVLSEMTGGGVDFSLECVGNVEVMRRALESCVKGWGVSVLVGWTDLHDFAARPIQLISGRTWKGSLFGGFKSKDGVPQMVKDYLDKKVKLDEFITHKMTLAQVNDAIELMKHGKCIRTVLSVSPQ; the protein is encoded by the exons ATGGCAACAGCTGGAAAG GTCATCAAGTGCAAGGCAGCAGTGGCCTGGGAGCCCAACAAGCCTCTGGTGATTGAGGAGATTGAGGTAGCCCCACCCCAGGCCCACGAGCTCCGCATCAAG ATTGTGGCAACCGGGGTTTGCCACACAGACCTGTATCATCTGTTCGAGGGTATGAATAAAGACGGATTCCCAGCAGTCCTAGGCCATGAGGGAGCTGGCATCGTAGAGAGCGTCGGGCCTGGAGTCACTGAGTTTCATCCAG GAGACAAGGTGATTCCTTTGTTCATCGCCCAGTGTAGAGAATGTCGCTTCTGTAAGAGTCCTAAGACCAACCAGTGTGTGAAAGGATG GGCTGTTGAAAATCCTAATGCGATGGCATGTGCAGAGTCCAGGTTCACCTGTAAGGGCAAGAAGGTGCTGCAGTTTATGGGAACCAGTACCTTCTCTGAGTACACTGTGATGAACCAGATAGCTGTGGCTAAGATCGACCCTGCAGCCCCTCTGGACAAAGTCTGTCTCCTCGGGTGTGGAGTCTGCACAGGATATGGAGCAGCAGTCAATACTGCTAAG GTGGAACCTGGCTCCACATGTGCTGTGTTTGGCCTGGGAGCAGTGGGTTTGGCTGCAGTCATGGGCTGCAAAAATGCAGGAGCCAAGAGGATTATTGCTGTTGACATCAATCCGGAAAAGTTTGAGAAGGCCAAAGTGTTTGGAGCGAATGAATTTGTGAATCCCAAGGATCACAATAAACCCATCAACCAAGTTCTGTCTGAGATGACTGGCGGAGGAGTGGACTTCTCCCTGGAATGTGTTGGGAATGTGGAAGTCATG CGCAGAGCCTTGGAGTCTTGTGTGAAAGGTTGGGGTGTCAGCGTGCTGGTGGGCTGGACAGACCTGCACGACTTTGCCGCCCGACCCATTCAGCTCATCTCTGGACGCACATGGAAGGGCTCCTTGTTTGGAG GATTTAAGAGTAAGGATGGTGTGCCCCAGATGGTGAAAGACTACCTGGACAAGAAGGTGAAGCTGGATGAGTTCATCACTCATAAAATGACCTTAGCCCAGGTCAATGACGCCATCGAACTGATGAAGCACGGCAAATG CATCCGGACTGTCCTGAGTGTTTCTCCACAGTAA
- the LOC141010109 gene encoding alcohol dehydrogenase 1-like isoform X1: MATAGKVIKCKAAVAWEPNKPLVIEEIEVAPPQINEVRIKIVATSVCHTDLYHLLESMHPDGFPTVLGHEAAGIVESVGPGVTEYQPGDKVIPLFIAQCRECRFCKDQRTNQCVKAWRATDRPGVMAPPETRLTCKGKTLLQFVGTSTFSEYTVVNVMAVAKIDPAAPLDKVCLIGCGVCTGYGAAVNTAKVEPGSTCAVFGLGGVGLAAIMGCKNARAKRIIAVDINPDKSEKAKVFGATDFVNPKDHDKPISQVLAEMTNGGVDFSLECTGKVEVMRSALESCIPGWGVSVVVGWTDLHDISTRPGQLIAGRTWTGSAFGGFKGRDAVPGMVKAYLDKKVMLDEFITHKLTLEQVNDAIEMMKTGKCIRTVLNVSPE; this comes from the exons ATGGCCACAGCTGGGAAG GTAATCAAGTGCAAAGCGGCAGTGGCGTGGGAGCCAAACAAGCCTCTGGTGATTGAGGAGATTGAGGTAGCCCCGCCTCAGATCAATGAGGTCCGCATCAAG ATTGTGGCGACTTCAGTGTGCCATACAGACCTGTACCACCTTTTGGAGAGTATGCATCCAGATGGCTTCCCAACAGTCCTCGGCCATGAGGCAGCTGGTATTGTAGAGAGTGTTGGACCCGGAGTCACTGAATATCAGCCAG gagACAAAGTTATCCCTCTGTTCATCGCCCAGTGTAGAGAATGTCGCTTCTGTAAAGACCAAAGGACCAACCAATGTGTGAAAGCATG GAGGGCCACTGATCGTCCCGGTGTGATGGCACCACCAGAGACCAGGCTGACCTGTAAGGGCAAGACCCTGCTACAGTTTGTAGGGACCAGTACCTTCTCTGAGTACACTGTGGTTAACGTGATGGCTGTTGCTAAGATTGACCCCGCTGCCCCTCTGGACAAAGTCTGTCTAATTGGGTGTGGTGTCTGCACAGGATATGGAGCAGCAGTCAATACTGCCAAG GTGGAACCAGGCTCCACATGTGCTGTGTTTGGCCTGGGAGGTGTGGGTTTGGCTGCAATCATGGGCTGCAAAAATGCCAGAGCCAAGAGGATTATTGCTGTTGACATCAATCCAGACAAGTCTGAGAAGGCCAAAGTGTTTGGTGCAACTGACTTTGTGAACCCCAAGGACCATGATAAACCAATCAGCCAAGTGCTAGCTGAGATGACCAATGGAGGAGTGGACTTTTCCCTGGAATGCACCGGGAAAGTGGAAGTCATG CGCAGTGCCTTGGAGTCTTGTATACCTGGTTGGGGTGTCAGCGTGGTTGTTGGCTGGACAGACCTGCACGACATTTCTACCCGACCGGGTCAGCTCATTGCTGGACGCACATGGACGGGCTCTGCGTTCGGAG GCTTTAAGGGTAGAGATGCAGTGCCTGGGATGGTCAAAGCCTACCTGGACAAAAAGGTGATGCTGGATGAGTTCATCACTCACAAATTGACTTTGGAACAGGTCAATGATGCCATTGAAATGATGAAGACCGGCAAATG CATCCGGACAGTCCTGAATGTTTCTCCAGAATAA
- the LOC141010109 gene encoding alcohol dehydrogenase 1-like isoform X2, with the protein MATAGKVIKCKAAVAWEPNKPLVIEEIEVAPPQINEVRIKIVATSVCHTDLYHLLESMHPDGFPTVLGHEAAGIVESVGPGVTEYQPGDKVIPLFIAQCRECRFCKDQRTNQCVKAWATDRPGVMAPPETRLTCKGKTLLQFVGTSTFSEYTVVNVMAVAKIDPAAPLDKVCLIGCGVCTGYGAAVNTAKVEPGSTCAVFGLGGVGLAAIMGCKNARAKRIIAVDINPDKSEKAKVFGATDFVNPKDHDKPISQVLAEMTNGGVDFSLECTGKVEVMRSALESCIPGWGVSVVVGWTDLHDISTRPGQLIAGRTWTGSAFGGFKGRDAVPGMVKAYLDKKVMLDEFITHKLTLEQVNDAIEMMKTGKCIRTVLNVSPE; encoded by the exons ATGGCCACAGCTGGGAAG GTAATCAAGTGCAAAGCGGCAGTGGCGTGGGAGCCAAACAAGCCTCTGGTGATTGAGGAGATTGAGGTAGCCCCGCCTCAGATCAATGAGGTCCGCATCAAG ATTGTGGCGACTTCAGTGTGCCATACAGACCTGTACCACCTTTTGGAGAGTATGCATCCAGATGGCTTCCCAACAGTCCTCGGCCATGAGGCAGCTGGTATTGTAGAGAGTGTTGGACCCGGAGTCACTGAATATCAGCCAG gagACAAAGTTATCCCTCTGTTCATCGCCCAGTGTAGAGAATGTCGCTTCTGTAAAGACCAAAGGACCAACCAATGTGTGAAAGCATG GGCCACTGATCGTCCCGGTGTGATGGCACCACCAGAGACCAGGCTGACCTGTAAGGGCAAGACCCTGCTACAGTTTGTAGGGACCAGTACCTTCTCTGAGTACACTGTGGTTAACGTGATGGCTGTTGCTAAGATTGACCCCGCTGCCCCTCTGGACAAAGTCTGTCTAATTGGGTGTGGTGTCTGCACAGGATATGGAGCAGCAGTCAATACTGCCAAG GTGGAACCAGGCTCCACATGTGCTGTGTTTGGCCTGGGAGGTGTGGGTTTGGCTGCAATCATGGGCTGCAAAAATGCCAGAGCCAAGAGGATTATTGCTGTTGACATCAATCCAGACAAGTCTGAGAAGGCCAAAGTGTTTGGTGCAACTGACTTTGTGAACCCCAAGGACCATGATAAACCAATCAGCCAAGTGCTAGCTGAGATGACCAATGGAGGAGTGGACTTTTCCCTGGAATGCACCGGGAAAGTGGAAGTCATG CGCAGTGCCTTGGAGTCTTGTATACCTGGTTGGGGTGTCAGCGTGGTTGTTGGCTGGACAGACCTGCACGACATTTCTACCCGACCGGGTCAGCTCATTGCTGGACGCACATGGACGGGCTCTGCGTTCGGAG GCTTTAAGGGTAGAGATGCAGTGCCTGGGATGGTCAAAGCCTACCTGGACAAAAAGGTGATGCTGGATGAGTTCATCACTCACAAATTGACTTTGGAACAGGTCAATGATGCCATTGAAATGATGAAGACCGGCAAATG CATCCGGACAGTCCTGAATGTTTCTCCAGAATAA
- the LOC141010110 gene encoding alcohol dehydrogenase class-3 chain L — translation MATAGRVILCKAAVAWEAGKPLVMEEVEVAPPKAGEVRLKIVATGICHTDSYTLSGSDPEGVFPVVLGHEGAGTVESVGEGVTKFQPGDTVIPLYIPQCGECKFCKNPKTNLCQKIRLTQGKGLMPDGTTRFSCKGKSLFHFMGCSTFSEYTVVAEISLAKVDHRAPLDKVCLLGCGITTGYGAAVNTAKVEVHSTCAVFGLGALGLAAIMGCKAAGAARIIGIDLNPDKFKTAREFGATDVVNPKDHSKPIQEVLVEMTDGGVDYSFECVGNVAIMRAALEACHKGWGTSVIIGVAAAGQEIATRPFQLVTGRTWKGTAFGGYKSVDSVPKLVEEYMNKKLKVDEFVTHTLPFDKITDGFDLMHAGKCIRVVLQF, via the exons ATGGCAACCGCAGGGAGG GTCATCCTGTGCAAAGCTGCAGTAGCATGGGAGGCTGGGAAACCTCTcgtgatggaggaggtggaggtggcaCCTCCTAAAGCTGGGGAAGTTCGCCTCAAG ATTGTGGCCACTGGGATCTGCCACACTGACTCCTACACACTAAGTGGCTCCGACCCTGAGGGAGTTTTCCCTGTAGTGCTGGGCCACGAGGGAGCCGGCACCGTGGAGAGCGTGGGAGAGGGAGTCACCAAGTTTCAACCAG ggGACACGGTCATACCCTTGTACATCCCACAGTGTGGAGAGTGCAAGTTCTGCAAGAATCCCAAAACCAACTTGTGTCAAAAGATCAG GCTAACTCAGGGCAAAGGCTTGATGCCAGATGGGACAACCCGTTTCTCCTGCAAAGGCAAGAGCCTCTTCCACTTCATGGGCTGTAGCACATTCTCTGAGTACACCGTGGTGGCTGAGATCTCCCTGGCCAAGGTGGACCACAGGGCCCCTCTAGACAAGGTGTGTCTGCTGGGCTGTGGCATTACCACTGGTTATGGTGCTGCTGTAAACACTGCCAAG GTGGAGGTCCACTCAACCTGTGCAGTGTTTGGCCTGGGAGCGCTGGGCCTTGCAGCAATCATGGGCTGTAAAGCAGCGGGGGCAGCCAGAATTATTGGAATTGACCTCAACCCTGACAAGTTTAAAACTGCTCGAGAGTTCGGTGCCACAGATGTGGTGAACCCAAAGGACCACAGCAAGCCGATCCAAGAGGTCCTGGTAGAGATGACAGATGGAGGTGTGGACTACTCCTTTGAATGTGTGGGCAACGTGGCAATCATG AGGGCAGCACTAGAGGCCTGCCATAAAGGCTGGGGCACCAGCGTCATCATCGGGGTTGCAGCAGCCGGACAAGAGATCGCCACCCGGCCATTCCAGCTGGTGACTGGACGCACCTGGAAAGGCACTGCTTTTGGAG GATACAAGAGTGTGGACAGTGTTCCCAAACTGGTGGAGGAGTACATGAACAAGAAGCTCAAAGTGGATGAGTTTGTGACTCACACTCTGCCCTTTGACAAGATCACTGATGGTTTTGATCTcatgcatgctgggaaatg CATTCGCGTTGTCCTGCAGTTCTAG
- the metap1 gene encoding methionine aminopeptidase 1 produces the protein MASTEARRECETEGCCKDAKLQCPTCIKLGIQGSYFCSQECFKGSWVSHKLLHKKAKEDKNQNESKNCVEKDINTDPWPGYRYTGKLRPHYPLTPMRPMPGDIQRPDYSDHPRGISESEQFLKGTSQIKILSPDDIEGMRVVCKLAREVLDIAALMVKPGVTTEEIDHAVHLACTARNCYPSPLNYYNFPKSCCTSVNEVICHGIPDRRPLQEGDILNVDITVYYNGFHGDLNETFFVGEVDEEAKKLVQTTYECLMQAIDLVKPGVRYRELGNIIQKHAQANGFSVVRSYCGHGIHRLFHTAPNVPHYAKNKAVGVMKPGHVFTIEPMICEGGWQDETWPDGWTAVTRDGKRSAQFEHTLLVTEIGCEILTRRFEDNGRAHFLTQM, from the exons ATGGCGAGCACCGAGGCTAGAAGGGAGTGTGAGACAGAGGGCTGCTGCAAGGACGCCAAACTTCAGTGTCCCACATGTATCAAGCTTGGTATCCAAGGCTCCTATTTCTGTTCACAG gAATGTTTCAAAGGGAGCTGGGTGTCTCACAAGTTGCTGCACAAAAAAGCAA aGGAGGACAAGAACCAGAATGAATCCAAGAACTGTGTGGAGAAGGACATCAACACAGACCCATGGCCGGGCTACCGCTACACAGGAAAACTACGCCCTCACTACCCACTA ACTCCCATGAGGCCCATGCCTGGCGACATCCAAAGACCGGACTATTCTGATCATCCCAGAG GGATATCTGAGTCTGAGCAGTTTCTGAAGGGGACGTCACAGATCAAGATCCTGTCTCCTGACGACATTGAAGGCATGAGAGTCGTGTGCAAG ctgGCAAGAGAAGTCCTGGACATTGCAGCCTTGATGGTGAAACCAGGTGTTACAACAGAGGAAATCGACCATGCCGTGCATCTG GCTTGTACAGCAAGGAACTGCTACCCCTCTCCTCTCAACTACTACAACTTCCCCAAATCCTGCTGCACGTCTGTCAATGAGGTCATCTGCCATGGTATCCCCGACAGAAGACCACTACAAGAAGGAGATATCCTCAACG TGGACATTACAGTCTACTATAACGGTTTCCATGGTGACCTCAATGAAACCTTCTTTGTTGGAGAGGTGGATGAAGAAGCAAAGAAACTGGTTCAGACCACATATGAATGCCTTATGCAAGCCATTGACTTGG tGAAGCCTGGTGTTCGCTATAGAGAATTAGGTAATATCATCCAGAAACACGCTCAGGCCAACGGCTTCTCTGTGGTGCGGAGCTACTGTGGCCACGGCATCCACAGACTTTTCCACACTGCTCCCAATGTGCCACATTATGCCA AAAACAAAGCAGTCGGAGTTATGAAGCCTGGCCATGTGTTCACCATTGAGCCCATGATATGTGAAG GTGGCTGGCAAGACGAGACATGGCCTGACGGCTGGACGGCGGTGACCAGAGATGGGAAGCGCTCTGCTCAGTTCGAACACACCCTGCTGGTGACGGAGATCGGCTGCGAGATCCTCACTCGGCGCTTTGAGGACAACGGGCGTGCTCACTTCCTGACTCAAATGTAG